The DNA sequence CGCTCGGCCTCGGCGAGGATGAACGCGCTGTTGAGCAGGGCCAGCGACTGCAGCGGCGTGGCCGACGTCACCCGCTCGGTGCAGTTGACCGCCATGATCGGCGCGTCGAACAGCTCGAGGAACTTGAGCGGATAGACACGGCGGGCGAGGAGGTACAGGCTCCGCCGGAAGGGGCTCGTCGGCATCGGCTCGGCCTTCGCCTCGGAGAGGCCGTCGGCCGGCGTCGTGATCGGCACCGGCGGGCCCCCCATGCTCCGATCGAGGCCGCCGGAGACGGCGAGGATCGCGTCGCGCACGATCTCGGCCTCGAGCCGGCGCAGGTTCATCCGCCACAGAAGGCGATTGTCGGGATCGATCCGTTTCCCCGCCGCGGCACCGTCGTCGCCCGTGGCGGGCCGTCGCGACGCCTGCCGGTAGGCCGTCGACAGCATGATCTGCCGGTGCAGCCGCTTCGTGCTCCAGCCATGCTCGACGAAGTCGACCGCCAGCCAGTCGAGCAGTTCCGGATGCGACGGTGGACTTCCGGAGCGGCCGAAGTTGCCCGGCGTGGCGACGATCCCACGGCCGAAGTGATGATGCCAGACGCGGTTGACGTGGACGCGGGCGGTGAGCGGGTGCCGCGGATCTGTCAGCCACCGCGCCAACGCCAACCGGCGACCGCTGCTCCCCGCCGCCGTTGGCTGGCCGATCGCGGGTGCCTCGCCCTCGGGCCCGAGCACCTCGGGAAAGCCCGGCTGGACGAGCACGCCCGGCGCCGCGACGACGCCGCGGCGGTGGACGCGCGACACCGGCGGCGCGCCCTCGTCCCACAGCGCCGTGATCCGGCCATACGAGCGCTTTTCCGCGGGCAGCGTTTCGCGGTTTCGCGCCCAACCGGCGAGCGATTCCTTCTCGGTGTCGGTCAGCGCCCCTTCCACGTCGGCCACCGGCAGCTCGAACGTGGCGGCGTCGAGCCCGAGGGCGGCCGCATGCCGGCTCACGAGGTCGCGCTGGGCTGCGGTCCTGTTCGTCGCCGCGACGGCGACGGCCTCGCGGGCTCCCTCGCGGTCCGCCTCGGGAAGTGCCGCGAGACGCGCGTCGAGAAGCCGTCGGCGGGCCGCGGACCGAGTATCGTCCTCGAGTTTCTTCTCGGCGGCCAGCCGCTCGTCGAGCGCGGCGTTGTGGGCGTCGATCGCCTGGCGTTGGGCCGGAGGGACGTCGGCGAGATGACGTGCCTTGGGAATCTTCCACGCCGTCACGTTGTAGGCCGGCTCGAAACAGGCCATCAGCCGGTAGTAGTCGCGCTGCGGCAGCGGGTCGTATTTGTGGTTGTGGCAGCGGCAGCAGTCCATCGTCAGGCCGAGCAGCGCCGTCGAGACCATGCTCACCGTCTCGTTGATCACCTCGTAGCGCTTCTCGACGCCGTACTGTGGCTCGTTGGTGTGGTCGTCGACCGTCCGGAGGAAGCCGGTCGCGGTCAGCAGCGCGACGGTGTCGGTGGTGAAGGCCTCCGCTGTCCGCCAGTCGACCAGCTCGTCGCCGGCGAGTTGCTCCGCGAGGAACCGATCGAACGGTTTGTCGTCGTTGACCGCCCCGATCACGTAGTCGCGGTAGCGCCACATCGCCTCGCCGCTGTCGTAGATCGTCGCCAGGTCGTTGTCGAGCTTGCTGTCGACGTAGCCGGCCGCGTCGAGCCAGTGGCGCCCCCAGCGCTCGCCGTGGTGGGGCGAGGCGAGCAGCTCGTCGACGAGCCGCTCGTAGGCGTCGGGGCGGTCGTCGGCGACGAATGCCTCGACCCGCGCCGGGTCGGGGGGCAGCCCGACGAGGTCGAACGTCGCCCGGCGGACGAGCGCCCGCTTGTCTGCATCGGGCGAAAACGAAAGCCCCGCCGCCTCGAGCTTCTCGAGCACGAAGGCGTCGATCGGCGTCCGCACCCGGGCGGCGCCGGCGACGGCCGGGAGGTCGGCCTTCCGCGGCGGCTGAAACGCCCAAAAACCGCGGTCGGCCGCGGTGACCTGGGTCCGCGGCGGCAGCCTGACGATCGGCTCGGCGGCCGGCGCCCCCGCTTGGACCCAGCGCCGCAGCAATTCGACGGTGGCGGCATCGACGGCGTCCGCGCCCTCCGGGGGCATCTGCCCCCGGGCGACGAGGTCGACGAGCAGGCTCGCGTCGGGGTCGCCGCGCACCACCGCCGGCCCGCTCTCGCCGCCACGGAGGATCTCGGAGGCGGAGCGGAGGTCGAGCGCGCCTTCCAGCGCGTCGTCGCCGTGGCAGGCGTGGCAGTGCCGACGGAGCACCGGCAGCACGTCCGACTCGAACGACGGCGGCGGCGCGTCGGGCCGGTCGCCGGCGGTGGCGCACGGCACGCCCTCCGCGCCTTCGTCGGCGCGGCAGAAGAGATCGAAGCCCGCCGCGATCAGCCAGCCCGACAGCAGCCACCGCCACGGCGAGCGCCGGATGGGCCGCATCGAGCGAACTCCTCGGCCGGAGGCGGGCTGGGGGACGACCACGACGCCACCAGTGAATATACCTATCCTGGGGGCCCTGCGATCCCGCTGCCACCCTTCCCGATCAACCTTTTCGGGGGGTGGTGCGTATACTTTATCATTGGTCTGGGTCGCTGCTTCTGGCTCCCTTCCGCGAGGTTCCATCCATGCGCACCGGAAACCCGACGCTCAACGACAAGACGTTCGAAAACTTCGGCGTTTTCCGGCGTGATCTCGCCGCCGAGCAATCCCCGGCGACGACGATGACCGTCCGCGGGACCGCGCAGAAGACGATGATCCTGCTCGTGATCGCATTCGCCTCCGCGTCGTTCACGTGGTCGAAGACGTTCGCCGCCGTCGAGGCCGACCCCGGCGCCGCGATGCCCTGGGCCCTCGGGGGAGCGGTCGTCGGCCTGCTGACGGCACTGGCGATCTGCCTGCGCCACTCCTGGGCGCCGACGCTTGCACCGGTCTACGCGGCGGCCGAGGGGTTGTTTCTCGGCGGCGTGTCGGCGAGCTTCGAGGCCCAGTATCCCGGGATCGTCATCCAGGCCGTCGGCGGCACGTTCGGCACGCTCGCCGGATTGCTGTTCGCCTACCAGTCGGGGCTCGTCAAGGCGACCGAGAACTTCAAGCTCGGCGTCGTCGCCGCGAGTTGCGGCATCGGACTGGTGTACCTGATGTCGATCCTCGGGTCGTGGTTCGGCTTCCCGATCCCGTTCATCCACTCCGCGGGCCCGATCGGCATCCTCTTCAGCCTCGCCGTCGTCGTGATCGCGGCGCTCAACCTCGTCCTCGACTTCGACTACATCGAGCAGGCATCCGACCGCGGGGCACCGAAAGAGCTCGAGTGGTACGGCGCGTTCGCGCTGATGGTGACGCTGGTCTGGCTGTACATCGAGATCCTCCGGCTGCTCTCCAAGCTCCGCAGCCGCGATTGACGGCTCCCCTGCGGCGAAGCGTCCACCGCAGCCCTCGCGCTCACCCCGGATCGCCCCGCGGGGCGCGGCGTCGCCGGCGGCGGTGCGTCCACGCTGCGGCGGCCACCCCGCCGGCGAGCTACACGATCGTGCTCGGCTCGGGGACCGCGTTGAAGCGCAGCTCGGTGACGCGCATCTGCCATTCGTTGGTGGCGCTGGCGAACTCCTGGATCGTCCAGAACCGGGTCGGGTCGCTCGGGTCGACCTGGAGCGCCGAGTAGTCGCCCCAGCGGTTGCGGCCGGCGCCGTCGAGGCGGCTGTAGTTGGCAAGGCCGGCCTGGAGGAGCTGCTCGGTGCCCCACGTCACGCTCGTGCCGTCGAACTGGCCGGCGATGGCGTAAGTGCTCACGTAGGTCGCGTCATCCGACCCGGAGAAGCCGATCGCGATCGCGCCCGACTCGTTGACGGCAATCGACGGGTAG is a window from the Planctomycetota bacterium genome containing:
- a CDS encoding Bax inhibitor-1/YccA family protein, which gives rise to MRTGNPTLNDKTFENFGVFRRDLAAEQSPATTMTVRGTAQKTMILLVIAFASASFTWSKTFAAVEADPGAAMPWALGGAVVGLLTALAICLRHSWAPTLAPVYAAAEGLFLGGVSASFEAQYPGIVIQAVGGTFGTLAGLLFAYQSGLVKATENFKLGVVAASCGIGLVYLMSILGSWFGFPIPFIHSAGPIGILFSLAVVVIAALNLVLDFDYIEQASDRGAPKELEWYGAFALMVTLVWLYIEILRLLSKLRSRD
- a CDS encoding DUF1553 domain-containing protein: MEPRGREPEAATQTNDKVYAPPPEKVDREGWQRDRRAPRIGIFTGGVVVVPQPASGRGVRSMRPIRRSPWRWLLSGWLIAAGFDLFCRADEGAEGVPCATAGDRPDAPPPSFESDVLPVLRRHCHACHGDDALEGALDLRSASEILRGGESGPAVVRGDPDASLLVDLVARGQMPPEGADAVDAATVELLRRWVQAGAPAAEPIVRLPPRTQVTAADRGFWAFQPPRKADLPAVAGAARVRTPIDAFVLEKLEAAGLSFSPDADKRALVRRATFDLVGLPPDPARVEAFVADDRPDAYERLVDELLASPHHGERWGRHWLDAAGYVDSKLDNDLATIYDSGEAMWRYRDYVIGAVNDDKPFDRFLAEQLAGDELVDWRTAEAFTTDTVALLTATGFLRTVDDHTNEPQYGVEKRYEVINETVSMVSTALLGLTMDCCRCHNHKYDPLPQRDYYRLMACFEPAYNVTAWKIPKARHLADVPPAQRQAIDAHNAALDERLAAEKKLEDDTRSAARRRLLDARLAALPEADREGAREAVAVAATNRTAAQRDLVSRHAAALGLDAATFELPVADVEGALTDTEKESLAGWARNRETLPAEKRSYGRITALWDEGAPPVSRVHRRGVVAAPGVLVQPGFPEVLGPEGEAPAIGQPTAAGSSGRRLALARWLTDPRHPLTARVHVNRVWHHHFGRGIVATPGNFGRSGSPPSHPELLDWLAVDFVEHGWSTKRLHRQIMLSTAYRQASRRPATGDDGAAAGKRIDPDNRLLWRMNLRRLEAEIVRDAILAVSGGLDRSMGGPPVPITTPADGLSEAKAEPMPTSPFRRSLYLLARRVYPLKFLELFDAPIMAVNCTERVTSATPLQSLALLNSAFILAEAERMGARVAREAPADDAARIDRAYRLAYGRPPTVAEGARAAAFLVGQAVDHVAAGRGADEAAAAALADLCHMLLASNEFLHVE